The genomic stretch aatgggaggtgatcctgtccacctaatacagcacatcatatggaataacaaaagccacctgcaggagctgtgatgatgactcacaggttagagcatctgcttctctctctgaagaaccacatggaccctaacaattgggtaaagcatgtcagtgattacatcatacaGTGTGTGTCTGAgcaacagccacattatccacacaaaagacactatcacactgggtaccccttggtgactttgaattcacttattagctcaggctccatggaacatgcagagatccatctccagctgtcagttctaagtccacatgaggggacagaacccttgagtaagaatgatggtcttaagagtcaagagatagaattcaatttttattcataacgaatatatttttacaacaaaacaggattaaaatgaataaataaaaatatgtaaaaatatttgaaagtgaaaaatagtaacaagaacatataaatatgaaacaacaaaaagaaaacttcaattaaaatcataacaaaaatatttctaaacagcatattcttaacatttagaagcacagatgtattgctgtttctcctctagcacacataatgaaaggcagtcccccaagttgtctctcaagtggtgttttctgaagaagaaattgagtaagacctcaatcagtcaggctggcttagtgttatataaatttagggtctctaagaaatgacaaattaactctgaggaagaatactcatccaaaaaatgtcaccgttcaggatgtttgtcatcagggactcctgagaaagcaacttattcttcaggaagctctcttactggtgtgtgtccaattctagctctcttgcactttctgagacctgggagaggaaggcagttattcagacactgatttggtggggaaatgcaagccagctgtcagaatgctgccttctaccacctcacttctattggacagtcgacatggaccttttaactgatatcattgttgccaACTCTgcaggcagggcaaaatctccagcaagcctcactgtaatgtgggctgccaatctgggacccagacttataccagagcaaaccaagaacagggcaatgggaagagacctcattgggttgtaggaagaaaggagacgtccatatgtcaccaaggttaaaaccaatgacaagttctactttgacatttgcacttggttcttatccctgaaaggtgcttcctacacaagaagtcacatgaccacagggtgtcatttgtcaaagatccaagaacttgttcaaaactctacatagcatccaatctatcatgtggatatgcaataatgtgatatgttattcatctgtcactatttctatactgcagcttcaaaaagagcagcaaaatatacttgcaaaataattcagtttctgaaaagtggttaacttcccagaatacttgtgcataggcagagcaatgaacaattctgttacatgaggtggttggctggttgggagtgtaaattagaaaggtggtaggagaaagcaaagatgaatcaaattggcaaattttatcagatattgttaagataACACAGCTGCTGGcccctaccagatgatgctgggtctggaggttgctggtctttatctttcttgttgaagtcaaccaaatatttctggtgcagtgcacaatcaagatgtacctccttgctctcctgcttcagtgggagcaacttcttcctacatgtgttctccatcaggagctggttgagcaggtttctggaaatacagtctgcatagtaagatcatgctgcccctttctcccattacTACTCctaagtcccactaactctaccaggtcccagatacccatgaagacttaataaaaaacATCTCAATACATAtaatgctgctgcacaaaccacaaagagttaattcagggaagaataaaatgtttgtttggcccgagcaccaattagtgtccacatctctcaaaaagaacatggatctacaactaatCATGAAAGCCAagtgcatgggggcaacatcaatttgtagtgggccaacaccctgaaaggaggtcagtagaatcAAGAGAAGGTCATCCTAatcatgtggtccacgcacttaGTTtcgtaaaacctggtatgacaccataggtccaggtcagcctaatcactttctgctgacttcaatcagtactgttctatctggagccttctgaagatgcctagacaatcctgggatgattAACACtcttttgtggaactgaaaactgagtcctaatgaccctggcacactgatgtgtaaacagcacaagagatagaatcatagctgaagactgtccaatccagaacaaagaaatcagaaatggccattccacaggtgatagcctttctgaccaagacttacctagagaaggtcatctccttcttcagctcatggttgttctcatggatctcagtgttctccatcactaagttgtgcagaattgacatgaccacctcctccattctctccagatcttcataatatggatttggcctgaaatAGGGCCTGaccccaaatgatagaatccaatgaacatcagcttttaggaatatatgaactcagggtgggtcctgtaatagcccagtcctggaaggacaccttctgaattctacatattgggatcTTCACCTTcagaaatgtgtttttctgtgtccaggacaccagaagctCGGCATTcagatggagggttccctggctccctttcttCAATCaggaggaaatctgcagtcaagccagttaagctatcaagagcctaggccacacctctccatgctcccccacccccaacacacccagaatcctgtgatttctttttcctgttttgataacagaACATATACCACACAAAATTATACTTTGCACAACTAATCAAATATACAGACAATTGTGGCcaataggcaaagaactgtgctttTGACAGttgggctcccagaacaaagcattcacatcaccatgaaagtgttacaggtaaatactcaggccaagataTTGACCCCTAGAATCCAAGTGTgcagggaaatataaacatataaaagttgtgcatatgcatttggatgtatacacacacagactcacagactgagacacacccacaaaaaaagagaaatgtaaacagagtcagagaaagagaaagagaaatatggaaacagagagcactgtgagaaccaggagaaatgcatgcaccattgctgtctcagagggcaagacacacagacaataacaaacaggcctgagcttGAGACCTTCTaatcaagcattgagatgaacagtgtgggaccaggcccctcaggctgctgcctggatcttccagcactcagtcccctgcctagcaagtacagagactcatcataaactcactgcaattacaatcttgcaaagccacaagctgtcaagggctttccaaatgcacctggaactcactctccctgactttatccctgaattcttcattcagacaacaaatcctgcttttcaataaatggaagcagatgagtccattttccatctcgctcctcaggaagggtcaggttctgaatctcctctatatgggagatgaggtttagcacagggtggttagggaggcacagctttctagagcccaaaaccttaataggataagatgaaggtgaccttgcagacccaggaacgaaacaagagcatttggagtgATTCATACCTGTtgttcatggatctctctgtcagaaacctcaggcgatctctcaggtcatttctctcctcggtaatgagctgcagctctttaatcagcctctcctttccttcttggcctgcttcttaCTTAGGTCTGTCCAAgaggatgatgtttctctcccagtgtctgtaggtagaagaacacaagtgaacagaCATAGGGAGAATgcagagtgtacatagaccacagtgagtcctaaacaggagaacaagcctagAACCCAGTGTCattgcaaggagtttggtctgtgcttaagagacctcctgagtggatctcagttctcccactactctatagagaccaagagatgtaagcagccaggtgttccctatgccggacatcacgtgcttacatgtaccacggagatggcttctccaggattattatcagctgaacagggtacagcttggtttcagaaCCTGcacccctgtggcttcagaactcagatgataaattcaccatccacaaaacttgagtgattggagacactcagatgtcctaccctgatactctaggccaacaactagGATTTAAAAAGCATTCccggggaggacatggtcaacagacttatcaattcccctatttgaacaccaaatgccccagaagtgccaataggttacaggctgtaCCTTGGTCTACCCATTCCAAATAGTTTTGTTACTGTAGAAAAATGcgtgtaacacacaacctctaatatataaagctaacgatgaccctgccagttagaagaaatcagaggaggtctaagaacataaggttattgcctggagcacaattctccccctgttactctgtcagatatccactgtatttaaagaagcaatgatagtgaagtacattgctgccctgtctaaactcagaaaaggtggaccctccatgactcctgatggtgttattatatcaatgtaacatagcAAATGAACTGtgaaagtaaaggccagaagttcacagtacaATAGCATTgaccttaccatatcctccctgtGGGGATGGGTAAACCAAAGTTCTGAATTCCTTGACcctcaggaattgtgatattcgtggAAAATCAATTCCTTTTTAGCTGTTCtggttgttgtggcccattgctagaaaggtcagcttaagcctgcagcccccctgacaggaagctcaacatacactgcccagaacgtactccacattccccagaagccCTGTGGTCCATCATTACTTTGGGACAAAACgctagactccttcactctagtttCTCCACAAtcgatgttccccctcccaaaacgcttgagaagacgggaaaacatgtcttatgGGGTAatcgccagactcagactgagagaaactagggcactggttgtcactacaacactggtgacatcacagaggatgccaagaactctctaggagacaatagaatgtccaagaagggacagctgatgtcatggggagcagactttgcctccctgctaatgatCTCCCTGTattgagcataagctgaggtgccctttccaggagactttcctggggagagccactgagcacctcctgcttccaaagccaaattttcctcaaggcttgattagaaaaaccttagtaattcctatgcatctaaatgaatgtttccttccatatcttgccccaaaatgtctcatcctaactcaaattgtcctcattcaacaatgttagccattaaaacttcctgagatttcataccagcttgaatatgcagtcaaaagttctcctgtctcattatgtacgggtgctttaaatcacatcaagaaacagtctgcatggtaggttacaacatgggtgtgtgttaggggaacactcatggagtcatgtgcttagcaattgacaattgccagaaaattccttaagagaaagagttgaagtcttatggtgctaggaacagtgtggagaccagttggcagaggaaagtgaaataTTGGAACCACCAGTGAAGGCACCCtgatgctgcttgtggggttctcctctctgcaccaatgttgccaaaggagcactgctcccAGGCCTGTGTAAGATATACCATGaacttctatcagaaaaataaaatagtcaagagatatagggggtgcacataaacCTCTAAAATGAGagtataaacatcattaagttgatagagcaaggtcccagcacctgaactctgggaaatggccaccccaccaaacacaaaagcatctatcatagtaaaaaatgaatacattaacATTAATAAACTAGATAAAATAAGAGAAATTATGGGATCCATCAGATAAGAATTACAGTCACAATATTTAGTCCATTTGTATTTGACAAAATTGGAGATGGTACTTCATTCTCTAAATGATATTAGTCTAAAATTTTGTACCTAAATCACTTTCTATCACTTTTTAAGCTTTTATATCCTCTatctatcataacttgcatttCTTAGCCATAATATATCCTCTGAGACCAAAAGTACTATTGTTAATTCTAAATAATTTAAGGgtttatgtctttcattttataattttacaactcTTTTGTGGATATatggtctttttttcctttttctttttgtagcttGCACTAAAAGAATgtttttgctctgatttagagAAGGATGCAATGGTGGAGGACAGACCCAAGGGGAGGGTagatgaatggagttgagctgcatgatgtgaggttcacagagaataaataagttaaaaaaaataagaaatgagcacAGTGGGGATAAAGCAGTGAATGCTTGGCATGGAgaggtttggcagtggactgggcattttaggggtggggtgggattggcatgggttctggagtagtaaggatggtgtctgttcttgtctttAGAAACTCCTCggtcctctcccatccctccctgcctccacccccacctccaaccaccataactgcctcctaccacagcagcagcttctgggcactggcctctttctgctcaagctcttctatgtGCTCGGGGGTGGTCCATCTTTCAAAAGTCCCAGGCAGTGGTCAGACCACACACACTCTCCTTGCATCCCCATCCTCTGTCAGGACTTATGGTGCTAGAGC from Rattus norvegicus strain BN/NHsdMcwi chromosome 19, GRCr8, whole genome shotgun sequence encodes the following:
- the Dlg5l6 gene encoding uncharacterized protein Dlg5l6, whose protein sequence is MNNRPYFRPNPYYEDLERMEEVVMSILHNLVMENTEIHENNHELKKEMTFSRNLLNQLLMENTCRKKLLPLKQESKEVHLDCALHQKYLVDFNKKDKDQQPPDPASSGLRKCKRARIGHTPVRELPEE